The Henckelia pumila isolate YLH828 chromosome 2, ASM3356847v2, whole genome shotgun sequence genome includes a window with the following:
- the LOC140881696 gene encoding cell division control protein 48 homolog C-like, which yields MGRGGQVGRSTSMFGGVLRRRIESADDYANVDQVVDHVVALRSPGRFNYEFGLRVPDEKARVEILRSLTRNIKVEGALDLKEVARSTPGFVEADLAFLVKVAHIRAVKRIFLSGEYCEDFWRHPWPREEIEKLRVTTADFKEAAKIVQPSTKREGFSTLPDVKWNEVGGFHLLRQEFDGHIVKGIKHPEVFKHFGMDDVESGILLYGPPGCGKALIAKAVATEAGANFIRIKGAELLNTCVGESESAVRTTFNRARTCSPCILFFDEVDALTRNRGREGGANVEALVNQLLLELDGAEHRKGVYVIGATNRPEAIDPCLLGPGRFGNLLYVPLPSSEERGMILKALARKMNIDASVDLMAIGKSCKNYSGADLYELMREAGRIAMDDIWGSWDENSVDCSLYTVKNENFKGALEKISPSVSEEQIRHYESLTKGFKSGLHKVNASNTFTESFS from the exons ATGGGAAGAGGCGGCCAAGTGGGGAGATCGACGTCGATGTTTGGCGGAGTCCTACGCCGACGCATAGAATCCGCGGATGATTATGCCAACGTCGACCAAGTGGTAGACCACGTCGTTGCCTTGAGGAGCCCTGGACGATTTAATTACGAATTTGGTTTACGTGTTCCGGATGAAAAGGCACGTGTTGAGATACTGAGATCACTCACCCGTAATATTAAAGTTGAAGGTGCCTTGGATCTTAAGGAAGTAGCTAGATCCACTCCTGGATTTGTTGAAGCAGATTTGGCCTTTCTTGTCAAGGTGGCTCATATCAGAGCAGTGAAGCGAATTTTTCTTTCAGGAGAATATTGTGAAGATTTTTGGAGACACCCGTGGCCCCGTGAAGAAATCGAGAAACTTAGGGTTACGACTGCTGATTTTAAG GAAGCTGCTAAAATTGTCCAACCTTCCACTAAAAGAGAAGGATTTTCTACTTTACCAGATGTGAAGTGGAATGAAGTTGGTGGATTTCATTTGCTCAGACAAGAGTTTGACGGCCATATAGTCAAGGGAATAAAGCATCCTGAAGTTTTCAAG CATTTTGGGATGGATGATGTAGAGTCAGGTATTTTGCTTTATGGCCCTCCGGGCTGTGGAAAGGCATTGATCGCTAAGGCTGTTGCAACTGAAGCTGGAGCAAACTTCATTCGTATTAAG GGCGCTGAACTGCTGAATACATGTGTTGGTGAAAGTGAATCGGCAGTGCGGACAACATTCAATCGGGCAAGAACATGTTCTCCATGCATACTTTTCTTTGATGAG GTGGATGCACTGACAAGAAATCGTGGTAGAGAAGGGGGAGCTAATGTGGAGGCACTTGTGAATCAG CTACTACTAGAGCTGGATGGAGCAGAACATAGAAAGGGTGTCTATGTGATCGGTGCCACAAATAG GCCTGAAGCCATCGATCCATGTTTACTTGGACCAGGAAGATTTGGGAATCTTTTGTATGTTCCTCTCCCTAGTTCAGAAGAACGAGGAATGATCCTGAAAGCTCTTGCTAGGAAGATGAACATAGATGCTTCCGTCGACCTAATGGCGATTGGAAAATCATGTAAAAATTATAGTGGAGCTGATTTATATGAACTG ATGCGTGAAGCTGGTAGGATAGCAATGGATGACATATGGGGCTCATGGGACGAAAATTCAGTTGATTGTTCACTTTATACagtgaaaaatgaaaatttcaaAGGAGCATTGGAGAAAATCTCTCCATCTGTTTCAGAGGAG CAAATACGGCACTACGAGAGTTTGACCAAAGGCTTCAAATCTGGACTACATAAAGTTAATGCTTCAAATACTTTTACCGAATCTTTTTCTTGA